The genomic interval GGACGCGTGGTGGTGGGCGGCGACATCGTGCATCCTGAAGGACTTGACGGCCACTTCCTCTCGCCGGCGCTCGTGACTGATCTTGAGCTGGCCTCGCCGGTCATTCAGGAAGACATCTTCGGCCCGGTCCTCTCCTTGGAGACATTTGCCGATGAATCCGACGCGGTGGCGCTTGCCAACGGCACGCCCTTCGGCCTCGCGGCCGCGGTCTGGACCTCAGACCTTTCCCGAGGCCTCAGCCTGGCGCGCGGGATCAAGGCTGGCACCGTGTGGGTGAATGGTTACAACCATTCCTACGCGGAAATGCCTTCAGGGGGAGTGCGCATGTCGGGGCTTGGGCGAACCCGAGGCGTCGAAGGCATTGAGCAGTTCACCGAGCTTAAGCACATTCATTTCTCACTGTGAGCCGACGATTTTGGAGGCGTTCGCAAGCCGGTATGAGCCGGCGAGGGAAAGCCAACAATCAGAAGGAAAGACGATGACTGCTACCGGATCAAAGACTTCAACAACGAATAAGACGCTGGGCCACCCTCTGAATGCCTGGTACGTCGCGGCCTGGGACCATGAGGTGACCCGCCAGCCGATATCGCGCAAGATCGCCAACCGTCCGCTGGCGCTGTACCGCACAGAAGACGGCAGGGCAGTCGCTCTTGCCGACGCCTGCTGGCACCGGCTGGCACCGCTGTCCATGGGGAAGCTGGTTGGCAGGGAAGGGATTCAGTGTCCCTATCACGGCATCGTCTACAATTCTGCGGGACGCTGCGTATCCATGCCGGCCCAGGAAACCATCAATCCCAGCGCCACGGTGCCCTCGTTTCCGGTCGTGGAGCGTCACCGGTATGTGTGGGTTTGGCTTGGCGATCCGGCACTGGCCGACCCGGACCAGGTACCGGACATGCACCAGATGGATCATCCGGACTGGGCCGGCGATGGCCTGACAATTTCGCTGAAGTGCAATTACCAGCTGGTCCTGGATAACCTGATGGACCTCACACATGAGGAGTTCATCCACACGTCCAGCATCGGCATGGACAACATGAGCGCTGCGGGCTTCGATGTATCCCACGAGGAGAATACGGTCACACTGAGCCGCTGGATGCGGAACATCGATCCGCCGCCCTTCTATCTGAAGAACATGCGGGACAAGTTTCCCGGGTTTGAGGGCAAGGTCGATCGCTGGCAGATCATCCGATTCGAATCACCTTCGACGCTGTGCATCGACGTCGGAGTAGCCAAAGCCGGCACCGGAGCGCCGGAGGGAGACCGCAGCCAGGGCGTAAACCTCTACGTCATGAATACCATCTCCCCGGAGACGGACCGGACGTGCCACTACTTCTGGGGATTCATGCGCAATTACCGTCTTGAAAGCCAGTTGATCACCACCCAGATTCGCCAGAGCATCGACCATGTCTTCGGTGAGGATCAGGTGGTTTTGGAGGCCCAGCAGGTCGCGATCGACGCCAATCCGGACTATGAGTTCTACAACCTCAACATTGATGCCGGCGGCATGTGGGTCCGGCGACTGATCGAACGCCAGTTGGAGGCAGAAGGACGTCTCGTGCCGACCGTCTAGGACGTCGTGCATATGTCATCACAGGAAGCTCAGGCAGGTAAGAAAACATGGCATCAACAAACAATGAGGTCTGGCAGGTGGGGACCGTCGTAGAGACCCGGCGTATCGCCACCGATATTCAACGGATCATACTAGAGCCGTCCCGGCCAAAGAAGGCCGATCCTGGTTCGCATTTAGACGTGATGGTCACCATCGGCGGAGAAGAGCGCAAGCGATCCTATTCCGTCGTGGAATCCGAGCCGAACGGCCAACGATTAGCTATAAGCGTCCTTAAGGCTCCGCAGTCGCGCGGTGGCTCCCTCTTTATGCACGACCTGAAAGTTGGTGACTCCCTCGAGATCACGCAGCCGCTGCAGAACTTCCCGCTGCGGGTCGGTGCCAGGCACTACTTGTTACTTGCAGGCGGCATCGGAGTCACGGCCGTCGTGAACATGGCGCGGGTGCTGAAAAACCTGAAGGCGAATTACACTTTCGTTTATGCCGGCCGCAACCGCGCGGCTATGGCGTACCTGTCAGACCTGCAGGAACTTCATGGTGAGAACCTGGTGGTCCATGTGGATGACGAGGGGACATCGCTCAGGGTCGAGGAGCTGGTCGACAGCGCGCACATGGATACGGAACTGTATATGTGCGGGCCGATCCGGCTGATAAACGTCGTCCGGCGAGCGTGGATCGAGCGCGAGCTGAACTTTACTAACCTGCGCTACGAAACTTTCGGCAACAGCGGCTGGTATGACCCGGAGGAGTTCATCGTCCGGATCCCCGGGCTGGGTGTCGAGACCAAGGTCGGCAAGGACCAGTCAATGCTAGAAGCCTTGGAAGCGGCGGGCGTTGAAATGATGTCCGACTGCCGCAAGGGGGAGTGCGGGCTCTGTGAGGTCACGATAGTTGAGCTCGATGGAGCCATTGACCACCGCGATGTCTTTTACAGTGAACGCCAGCAGCAGGCCACGAAGAAAATATGCTGTTGCGTTTCCCGTGCGATTCCTCCAAAATCAGGTGCGAGCGCTTCAATTGGCGGCCTGGCAGTCGTTACCATCAGCGTGTCCTAGGACTGGTATCAACAAATCGGGCCGGGCAGTCAGGCCGGGCAGTGCCTGTATATAGCGACTGATGATGGCGGATCCAGTGAGAGCTGTAGTTGATTACACAGTTGACAGAGCTCTGGAGGGCAGTCGCTGTTCGGCACGGCGGATAAGCTGGCGCTGCTGGCGGGCATGGCACTGGTGAACACAGCCTTGGCGGCTCTCGCGGGCGTGCTGAAACTTTGGAGGCACCGGGCCGTTGTTAGAACAGCCGCTGCCACGGACCTCACTGCCCAGGTACAGACGGAGGAACGCCGGTCCGTTGCCCCGGACGGCGCCACAGGCTTGCACACCATTAGACCTGACATGAACCCATAGCAGGCGCTCCCTAAGGCAGGACCATGCACAGTCACCCGCAGCGGGGCAGACGCCGTCGTCCCCAAGGAGCGGGCGGTCCCCGCAGTCTTTCCGGCGCCCGGCACAGAGGCAACAGTGCAGCTGCCGTCCACGCCGGCCGGGACGTTTATCCGGTAGGCCGGCAGCGACATCCGTGCGGGAGAAACGGCCCTGGCTGCCGGCACACATCTGGGTCCCGGGCAGCTGGGGCTCGTCGCCGCGCTTGGCCTGCCTGACGTGCTGGTGCACCGCCGGCTGACGGTCCTGCTTGTCACAACCGGAGATGAAGTGGTGGCACCGGGTGGATCCTTGGACGACGAAAAGATCTACGACGCAAGCTGGAAACCTCCCTGCGGCAGGCCGGGCCGGCCGTGATCAGGGCCGGCATCTCAACTGATGACCCCGAGGCCCTCCGCCGCCTGCTGCGAAGCCACTCCGGGGTGGACCTCATCGTCACCACCGGGAAAGTGAGCAAGGGAGCCTACGAAGTGGTCCGCCAGGCGGTGGACGGCCAAATGTGGTCTTCGCCCACGGGGCCATGCAGCCCGCCCGGTCCGCAGGGAATCGGAAGGTTCGACGGTGTGCCCCTCCTGGGATTTCCCGGCAACCCTGTCAGCTGCCTGGTGTCGTTCGAGATGTTCCTGCGCCCTGTCCTCAGCGATCTGTTCGGCTCACCGGTACCCAGGGCCGTGGTGCGCGGCCGGCTCCTGCAACCCCTGACATCGCCAGCGGGAAAACATCAGGTGCGGCGCGGGACCCTTTTGCCCGACGGCGCGGTTTGGCTGGAGGGAGGCGAAGGATCCCATCTGATCAGGGCGCTGGCGCAATCCAATGCCCTGGTGCAGGTGCCTGAAGGTGTCTCCGCACTCGATGAGGGCGCCGAAGTGGAAGTATGGATGCTGTGACAGCACAAAACGACCCTGCCGCACTGACGCACCTGCGCAACGACGGTACCGCCCAGATGGTGGACGTCTCAGGAAAATCCGAAACCACGCGGGAGGCGACAGCCACCGCGACCGTCCGCAGCACCCGGGAGGTGCTGGCGTTGCTTGGCGCCGGCGGGCTGCCCAAGGGCGACGCCCTGGCCGTTGCGCGGGTAGCCGGCATCATGGCGGCCAAGAAAACCCCTGACCTCATTCCACTGTGCCATCCGCTGCCGATTTCGAAGGTGACAGTGGACTTCGAGCTAGGCCCCGAGACCGTGCACGTCCTCGCCACCGTCAAGACCAGGGGAGTTACCGGCGTCGAGATGGAGGCCCTGACGGCGGCTTCCGTCGCCGCCCTAAGCGTGTACGACATGATCAAGGCTGTGGACAAGCACGCCGTGCTGACCGACATCAAGGTCCTGGCTAAACGCGGCGGCAAGAGCGGGGACTGGACACTGTAAGCATGGCAGGAGTACCGTACGTCCGCGGGGAGGCGCAGGGGAGGAAGGCCGGCGTGGTCATTGCCTCGACCCGAGCAGCCGGTCTCTACCAGGACGAGACCGGGGCCGTCATCATCGACTGGCCCACCGATCACGGTTTTGACGCTTTCCCCGCCATGGTGGTTCCTGACGGAGAGCCCGGTAGGCGTCGCCATCTGGGCCCTGCTCACCCAGCAACCCGCCGTCGTCATCACCAGCGGCGGGACAGGGCTCAGCCACCACGACCGGACGCCCGAAATGACGCTCCCCCTGCTGGACCGGGAAATTCCAGGCATAATGGCAGGCATCCGGCAGGCGGGCATCGCCAAGGCACCGCTGGGGATGCTGAGCCGCGGGCACGCGGGCGCCGCCGTCAAAGCCTTCATCGTTAATCTGCCCGGATCACCCAAGGGCTTCATGGACGGGCTGTCCGTGCTGGATCCGGTGATCGGGCATCTCTGTGACCAGCTGGAGGGCGGACATGGGCACTGAAGAGGCATGACAGAGCAGGGAACAGCAGTACAGCGCGCTGAAAGGCGATCCACGCGGAGGCGGCTTCGGTACAGGCGTTCGACGTGGTACACGCCGTGCTGAGCGAGGAACCCATCTCCGTCGGTGTGGCGATCGCCGCCGTCGAGTCCGAAACCTCCGGTGGGTGGTCCGCTTCGGCGGCGTGGTGCGGAACCACGACGGCGGCCAGAGCGTCGAGCGGCTGAATTACACCGCGCATCCAACGGCGCACCGGGTCCTAGCCGACGTCGTGGCCAAACTCGTGGCCGAGCATTCCGGCGATGACAGGGCAGAACCGGACACTCCTGTCCCTATCTGGGCCGCGCGCCGGGTGGGCGCCTTGAAGACTGGCGATCATGCCCTGGTCTGCGCCGTGGCCGCCGCGCACCGCGGACAGGCGTTGGCCGTGTGCTCGGAACTGGTGGACCGGATCAACGAACAGGCTCCCATCTGGAAGGAACAGTTCTTCACGACGGCACCGTGGAATGGTCGGGGCCGGAGATTAAGGGTCGGGGCCGGAGCTCGGCCCGGACCGAATACTTGACCCTTCCGTCGCATTAACCTTTAGAGTCGCTGTGTCGGGCCGGAAACGACTGCCATGGACGGACAGGGGCAAAGGTGGACTGGTCAATCCAGGAAATCGCGAAGATTGTCGGCACGACCAGCCGCATGCTGCGCCACTATGACGACATCGGGCTTCTCAAGCCCTCCCGACTGGCCAGAA from Pseudarthrobacter sp. SSS035 carries:
- a CDS encoding aromatic ring-hydroxylating dioxygenase subunit alpha; this translates as MTATGSKTSTTNKTLGHPLNAWYVAAWDHEVTRQPISRKIANRPLALYRTEDGRAVALADACWHRLAPLSMGKLVGREGIQCPYHGIVYNSAGRCVSMPAQETINPSATVPSFPVVERHRYVWVWLGDPALADPDQVPDMHQMDHPDWAGDGLTISLKCNYQLVLDNLMDLTHEEFIHTSSIGMDNMSAAGFDVSHEENTVTLSRWMRNIDPPPFYLKNMRDKFPGFEGKVDRWQIIRFESPSTLCIDVGVAKAGTGAPEGDRSQGVNLYVMNTISPETDRTCHYFWGFMRNYRLESQLITTQIRQSIDHVFGEDQVVLEAQQVAIDANPDYEFYNLNIDAGGMWVRRLIERQLEAEGRLVPTV
- a CDS encoding PDR/VanB family oxidoreductase; this translates as MASTNNEVWQVGTVVETRRIATDIQRIILEPSRPKKADPGSHLDVMVTIGGEERKRSYSVVESEPNGQRLAISVLKAPQSRGGSLFMHDLKVGDSLEITQPLQNFPLRVGARHYLLLAGGIGVTAVVNMARVLKNLKANYTFVYAGRNRAAMAYLSDLQELHGENLVVHVDDEGTSLRVEELVDSAHMDTELYMCGPIRLINVVRRAWIERELNFTNLRYETFGNSGWYDPEEFIVRIPGLGVETKVGKDQSMLEALEAAGVEMMSDCRKGECGLCEVTIVELDGAIDHRDVFYSERQQQATKKICCCVSRAIPPKSGASASIGGLAVVTISVS
- the moaC gene encoding cyclic pyranopterin monophosphate synthase MoaC, whose translation is MDAVTAQNDPAALTHLRNDGTAQMVDVSGKSETTREATATATVRSTREVLALLGAGGLPKGDALAVARVAGIMAAKKTPDLIPLCHPLPISKVTVDFELGPETVHVLATVKTRGVTGVEMEALTAASVAALSVYDMIKAVDKHAVLTDIKVLAKRGGKSGDWTL